The segment TTTTACAAACACTTTCTGAAGTTTCACAGCCAGATAGTCTCAGGTCAGAGAAAACTTGAGAAGCTCCTGCGTAATGTTCGTTCGCAACACAGCAGTGTAATAAAGACTCATACATGGTGGAACTGCCAAAACTCCATCCATGAACACATGCCCCAGCAAAATATTCTTCTAGCGCAGCAATTATATTGTTAACCTTGCAATGTAGAACGATCAGTGCTCCATTTATAAGCAGCCTAGATCCACTGGCGTGTTCTTTCAAAAACTCAAGTAACTCACATGCTTCTGAATGCCTGCCTGATGAACTGTAGGAACTGAGGATGGATAACAGAGTATCGTTTTGCAGTTCATAGCCATTGGTGATAGCAATTTTCAACTGTCTAGCGGCAAGATCAAAGCATTCGCCCTTAACAAGAACAGAGGAAATCTCTATTGGGTTCATGCCACACAGTTCATCCATATCTCTGATGGTTTTCTGAATGTCGTCTGCCCTGTTTTCCTTCATAAGTCCAAGTATCATCAACTCATATAGACTGTGAGTCGGTGTATGGCCATCAGAAATCATATCACGATATAAAGCCCACGCCTTTCTTGTCTCGTTGCCTCTTAGCAACACATCCAACATTACAGAATACGCCAAATTATCAGGTTTAGTCCCTGAGCGCAACATGCAACTGAAAGTATCTTCAGCCTCCTCTCGCTTCCCAGCCTTGGCATAACCGCAAATGAGAGCACTGTAGGTCTGCAGAGTTGGCTTGATCCCAACATCAAGCATCTCAGACATCAACGCCGCAGCTTCCACGGTCCTGTTTGCTTTCCCAAGCGAATCTATCAAAACCGTGTAAGTAATCGCATCAGGGTTTTTACCCGACAAGCCTTTCATGTCCTTATAAAGCTTCAGCGCGAGATCAAGCTGCCCCTGCTTCCCATACATGTGAATGATCGTGTTGTAAGTCATCTCGTCTTTCCCAAACCCCATTTTCTGCATCGCCTGGTACACTTCCTTCACCTTCTCCGTATTCCTCTCCCTAGCAAAAGCATAGAGCAAAGAGTTGTAAGTAACCGCGTCAGGGAAGTAGCCTTTAAGCTCCAGCTCCTCGAATAAACTCTCAGCTTTCGCAGCAAGCCCGCATCTCCCGTAAACAGAGATCATAGCATTGTAAGTCCACAAGTCAGGCTGGCAACGATGCGCTTCCATGTCCTCGAAAACCTTCACAGCCCCTTCCAAATTCGAATCCCTCGAACACGCGCTGAGAAGCGTATTGTAAGTGATAGCATCAGGCCTAAGACCAGAGGCCCTCACCATATCTAACAACTCAACAGCTAGATTCGGAGTCAACCCACCGGACTTAACCCTAGCGTTGACCAAAGTGTTGAAACTGATCAAATCAGGAACGCACCCTCTCTTACGCATTTCGTCGAGCATCTCCTGCGCCTTGGTGAACTTCCCGCTCCGCGAATAAACCCCCATCATCGCGTTGTAGACCTGAACCGTATCCCCAACCGCAGGCTCAGCCCTAGCGAAAACCTCCGCCGCGAGAGACTCCTGGCTCCACCGTCCCAAAACGCCGAGAATGGCCGCGACCATGCGCGCGTTGGGGGAGTGCCAGTTGCGGAGGTTGAGCCACTCGAAAACCTCGAGCGCTCGCTGCCAGCTCACCGCGCCGACGGATTTGACGACGAAGCAGTAATCGGTGGGAGTCATCTGGACGAGGCGGGCGTCGAGGATGTCCGCCACGAATTGGTTGGGTTCCAGGTTTAGGATCTTATCCGTTAGGAGTTTGACTCTCTCCCTCCAGTCTTTGGCTCTTAGCAGAGCGAccttgttcatcttcttcactctcCTCCGACGAGTCGCCACGGCGGCTTCATCGTTGGTCTTTTGGAGGTCGCTGGAGGCGACGGAATCGATGAATTCGCCGGAATCCGGCGTATCGGAGACCGGAGAGACCGGAGGAGGGAGAGGAGGATGAGATTGGGTTGAGGTTTTGGAATCATACGTCTCACGGAGGTTCAAGTGCGGCCATCGGACGGCGGGAGAGGCTCGACTGTAGGTGAATTTCTGGGTGGaggagctgctgctgctgctgctggtgTTTCCTTGTTCATCTTTAATCTCGGAAACCGTCACCTGAGTAGAAGAACTAAAGGCGGGGCGAACGGATAAGGAGGGGGatggagagagaggagaagcgAAGGATAAAGCCCCTGCAGAAACCGCCATTAGTATCTCTAAGTTTTATCCATCTCTTAGCAGTTAGCAGGATATGTACCGTTGCTAGATGAGCGAATGATAAGATTTTTTTCCTTGAGGTTGCCGAGATTACAACTTCATGGTGTCCGAGATTTTGATAAACAAACAACGTGGCGTTTCTATGTTACATGACTCCATGCTGACCAACATGTCGACGAAGAAACATCCTGCTGGTTTAACTGTGACGTAGTACGAAGAATAAAGCCTAAAGTTACAGTCATAAACCTCTTTTACTATTTCTATGATCATGAATGTTTAGTTGTCGAGACATTTGGCATTATGGATAATAATCAAAAGGGTAAACATTCTGACTTAGTTTTCTTTTCtggaattaaacaaaaatagagGTTCTTGGAGGGGCTAATACATAAGAAAACTTCAAAAACACGAAAGCAGATTTGGTAACATCCATCTTCTTCTTAGAGTATCTAGTAACGACCAATACCCCAGACCCTGACAACTCCATCAGTGTAACCACTGAACAGTGTGCTTCCATCTGCACTCCAGTTCAAGCTTGTACAGTAGTTCACCTGTTCCATTTGGGAATCCAGAAACATTATCAATAAGAAGAACCAAAAACAAACGTTAAGCTACATCATCAATCTCAAGAAACACATACAAACGCCCAGCGAAAAGTGAAATGATAACTCTGAACACGTACATAACATCAAAccaaagtttcatatttttcaataataaagaaaaactcAAGTATACTTTTTCCAATCTCTCAGTAGTTTTGGTAATGATTCCGATGAACATAACTTCCAACCAAAGTTGCAACCTTTTGTTAATCAAAGACAAACCAATATACTTCCTCCACTAGTTTTGGTATTCCGTAAACTAATCAATGTAATACGCACGATTTGAATGAACAGAGGACCAGTAACTATCAAAAACCATAAAATGATTCTTAAGTATGGTAAGAATAACGAGGTTACCTTCTTCTGGTTACCAGTTCCGACACCACCACCATCCTTCTCCGCTTCGGCCTTAAGGTCAACCTTCAACTCATCAACAACGGTCTTGCTCTCAAGATCCCATATCTTAATACTGCTCTCAGTCGCAGCACACAACCAGTACCTATTAGGACTAAAGCAAAGCGAGTGGATAATCGACCCACCCTCAAGCGAGTAAAGCTTCTTCCCTTCAGCCAAATCCCACAACAAGATCACACCATCTTTCCCACCACTCGCGCACAGCGAACCATCAGGCGACACAGCAACAGTGTTGAGGTAACCCGAGTGCCCAGCGAGAGAGCTCTTCAGCTTACAGTTCTGAAGATTCCACACCTTCACAGTCTGATCCCAAGAAGCAGACACAATGGTGGGGACAAGCGTGTTGGGGCTAAACCTAACACAGCTAATCCAATCCTTGTGCCCATCAGCTTCAGAGATGGTGTACTTACACTCACCGAGCGTGTTCCAGAGCTTGATCGTGCGGTCACGAGAGGCAGACACGATCTGACGGTTGTCGACGGAGAAGGCCACGGAGAGGACGTCTTTGGCGTGTCCGACGAATCTACGGGTGGAGACGCCGGTGGCGAGGTCCCAGAGACGGAGCTCGCCGTCCCAGCTTCCGGAGAGAGCGAACTGGCCGTCGGAGGAGAGGACGACGTCTTGGACGAAGTGAGAGTGGCCCGTGAGGCGGCGCTGCGCGACTCCGTAGGACTTGTCGTCCTTGGTGAGTTTCCAGAGGATGATGGATTTGTCGCGGGATGATGTGACGATGATGTCGGAGTTGTCGATCGGCGTTGCGATGGCGGTGACCATGTCGGTGTGGGCGCGCATTGTGCCTTTCAGAACGAGTCCCTCGGCCATGGTTAGGGTTTATGGGAGAGAGAGAAGGCTCAAGAGGGTCTGGATTCAAAAATGGCGTAACGGAGCGAGAGAGGCAGAGATCTAGTGAAATGAAGGTATTTATATTCTAGGTCAAAAATGAAACTAGGGTTTGGTTATAATGGGCCGTACGTGGgccttttttgtttgtttgagcGGGTTTCTGTCGTTATATTTGAGAGTTGTTTGATCACAAAGAGATTGGAGTAACAAAACTgttaacaactttttttttgggcaaataCAAAACTGTAACAACTAAAGGTTTAAAACTTGAGATGAATTTGATTCAAATGTACAAGTGTTTCCTAAACACACAAACAAAGAAAGTCATTATCTGTtcatttatttagtttctttgaaattaattcatgtttttttaatcaTGGAGGGCACAACACACGGTGGCTTTGTGATGACCTTGGTAGACCTTCACTTCTTTTCCCGCTGGCATAGACCACAATCTAGCCGTCATGTCCGATGATGCTGTGCATATTACAGAATCAAAACCCAGTTTAGAAGACTGTTCTGTCTCTTTTTAAGACAAGTTGTTGATTTTTAAGATGGAGATTAGTGATAGTTACCTGTTACAAGAAACTCTCCATCCACTGAGAAGACACAGTCCCATACCCATCTTTGATGTCCTGTTAGATAAGATTTGATGAGAgtgtaagagagagagagcaatgGAGAGAACCAATaacctttttca is part of the Raphanus sativus cultivar WK10039 chromosome 5, ASM80110v3, whole genome shotgun sequence genome and harbors:
- the LOC108860283 gene encoding pentatricopeptide repeat-containing protein At3g18110, chloroplastic — its product is MAVSAGALSFASPLSPSPSLSVRPAFSSSTQVTVSEIKDEQGNTSSSSSSSSTQKFTYSRASPAVRWPHLNLRETYDSKTSTQSHPPLPPPVSPVSDTPDSGEFIDSVASSDLQKTNDEAAVATRRRRVKKMNKVALLRAKDWRERVKLLTDKILNLEPNQFVADILDARLVQMTPTDYCFVVKSVGAVSWQRALEVFEWLNLRNWHSPNARMVAAILGVLGRWSQESLAAEVFARAEPAVGDTVQVYNAMMGVYSRSGKFTKAQEMLDEMRKRGCVPDLISFNTLVNARVKSGGLTPNLAVELLDMVRASGLRPDAITYNTLLSACSRDSNLEGAVKVFEDMEAHRCQPDLWTYNAMISVYGRCGLAAKAESLFEELELKGYFPDAVTYNSLLYAFARERNTEKVKEVYQAMQKMGFGKDEMTYNTIIHMYGKQGQLDLALKLYKDMKGLSGKNPDAITYTVLIDSLGKANRTVEAAALMSEMLDVGIKPTLQTYSALICGYAKAGKREEAEDTFSCMLRSGTKPDNLAYSVMLDVLLRGNETRKAWALYRDMISDGHTPTHSLYELMILGLMKENRADDIQKTIRDMDELCGMNPIEISSVLVKGECFDLAARQLKIAITNGYELQNDTLLSILSSYSSSGRHSEACELLEFLKEHASGSRLLINGALIVLHCKVNNIIAALEEYFAGACVHGWSFGSSTMYESLLHCCVANEHYAGASQVFSDLRLSGCETSESVCKSMVGVYCKLGFPETAHQVVTQAETEGFHFACSPIYTDIIEAYGKLKLWQKAESVVGNLRQSGRTPDLKTWNSLMTAYAECGCYERARAIFNTMMRDGPYPSVESINILLHALCVDGRLEELYVVVEELQDMGFKISKSSILLMLDAFARAGNIFEVKKIYSSMKAAGYLPTIRLYRMMIELLCKGKRVRDAEVMVSEMEEAGFKVELAICNSMLKMYTAIEDYKKTVQVYHRIKETGLEPDETTYNTLIIMYCRDRRPEEGYLLMQQMRNIGLDPKLDTYKSLISAFGKQKCLEQAEQLFEELLSKGHKLDRSFYHTMMKISRDSGSDSKAEKLLEMMKSAGIELTLATMHLLMVSYSSSGNPQEAEKVLSNLKETDVELTTLPYSSVIDAYLRSKDYESGIERVLEMKREGLEPDHRIWTCFVRAASFSKEKSEVMLLLKALQDVGFDLPIRLLLGRPELLVSEVDEWFEKLRPIEDNAALNLANALLNLLWAFELRATASWVFQLAIKRGIFSRDVFRVADKDWGADFRRLSAGAALVALTLWLDHMQDASLEGYPESPKSVVLITGTAEYNGISLDKTLKACLWEMGSPFLPCKTRTGLLVAKAHSLRMWLKDSPFCFDLELKDSVSLPETSSMELIDGCFIRRGLVPAFNHIKERLGGFVSPKKFSRLALLPDEMRERVIKTDIEGHRQKLEKMRKKNKGNVMVGVNTRRKFIRSK
- the LOC108860285 gene encoding receptor for activated C kinase 1C, translating into MAEGLVLKGTMRAHTDMVTAIATPIDNSDIIVTSSRDKSIILWKLTKDDKSYGVAQRRLTGHSHFVQDVVLSSDGQFALSGSWDGELRLWDLATGVSTRRFVGHAKDVLSVAFSVDNRQIVSASRDRTIKLWNTLGECKYTISEADGHKDWISCVRFSPNTLVPTIVSASWDQTVKVWNLQNCKLKSSLAGHSGYLNTVAVSPDGSLCASGGKDGVILLWDLAEGKKLYSLEGGSIIHSLCFSPNRYWLCAATESSIKIWDLESKTVVDELKVDLKAEAEKDGGGVGTGNQKKVNYCTSLNWSADGSTLFSGYTDGVVRVWGIGRY